The Microbulbifer hydrolyticus genome has a segment encoding these proteins:
- a CDS encoding vWA domain-containing protein — protein MSRRKKRQQEEFSISFLDVICCGFGAIVLLLMIAKTVEPIVLEEAELDLDGQVQELQQQLAEIRGETSVLNRDLNAKKEQLDIETKRIAKLKGELETLQAQYARKTEGETEEGKLKGELTIALQTMTDEMKRLLGENYQRKNNVIGGIPVDSEYILFIIDTSGSMFNYGWDRMIEEMVNTLNLYPNVKGIQVMNDMGDYMFSNYRNRWIPDTPGRRKAVLSRLRSWNPFSNSSPVEGIQKAVRTFYDPNKKISIYVLGDEFTGKSIRNVMMAVDRVNAQRGEEQRMVRIHAIGFPIQFSRPLHLQTTGLRFAALMRELTYRNGGTFVGLNDFR, from the coding sequence ATGAGTAGACGTAAAAAAAGGCAACAGGAAGAGTTCAGCATCTCGTTTCTGGACGTGATCTGCTGTGGTTTCGGCGCCATCGTGCTGCTGTTGATGATCGCCAAAACCGTGGAGCCCATCGTGCTGGAGGAGGCAGAACTGGATCTCGACGGACAGGTCCAGGAGCTTCAGCAGCAATTGGCAGAAATACGTGGAGAGACCTCGGTGCTGAACCGGGATCTCAACGCCAAGAAAGAGCAGCTCGATATCGAAACCAAGCGCATCGCAAAACTGAAGGGCGAACTGGAAACACTGCAGGCCCAGTACGCGCGCAAAACCGAGGGCGAGACCGAGGAAGGCAAACTCAAGGGTGAGCTGACCATTGCACTGCAGACAATGACCGATGAAATGAAACGATTACTGGGAGAAAACTACCAGCGCAAGAACAATGTCATCGGAGGCATCCCCGTCGACAGCGAGTACATCCTGTTCATCATCGACACCTCCGGCAGTATGTTCAACTATGGCTGGGACCGCATGATCGAAGAAATGGTCAACACCCTGAATCTCTACCCCAATGTGAAGGGCATTCAGGTGATGAACGACATGGGGGATTACATGTTCTCCAATTATCGCAACCGCTGGATTCCTGACACCCCCGGGCGCCGTAAGGCTGTCCTCTCCCGGCTTCGCTCCTGGAATCCGTTCAGTAACTCCAGTCCGGTCGAGGGCATCCAGAAAGCAGTACGCACTTTTTACGACCCCAACAAGAAAATCAGTATTTATGTATTGGGCGATGAATTCACTGGAAAATCCATACGCAACGTGATGATGGCAGTTGATCGTGTGAATGCACAGCGGGGCGAAGAGCAACGGATGGTCCGAATCCATGCCATTGGCTTCCCGATTCAGTTCTCACGCCCCCTGCATCTGCAGACCACGGGATTGCGTTTCGCGGCATTGATGCGCGAGCTTACCTACCGGAATGGTGGCACTTTCGTGGGTCTCAACGACTTCCGCTAA
- a CDS encoding vWA domain-containing protein, which yields MARKNRRFSAFSLSFLDIMSCGFGAVALIFLIIKHGSDTDIEAENQDLAAEVNLLQEEVQFGQEHLVLARNTLDTTSDELATTQGLARRIMEQIEEVKGNIAEVDSSTDEMDVARLQEKLKKLEQAKKQLEAENKKLGNNVRKFVGDGDRQYLTGLRLGGDRILILLDSSASMLGDELIKVIRTRNMSDSVKRDTEKWRRAKQTVSWLVSQFPQDSQYQIYTFNTGFRAAIVGTEDRWLNVDDRGQMDDAMKALDTIVPENGTSLERIFNAVNSMSPLPDNIILITDGLPTQGMKAPRGNTISGKDRLKLFRKAVDALPKSIPVNIVLAPMEGDPFAASEYWKLAMETQGSFLAPSKDWP from the coding sequence ATGGCGCGTAAAAACCGGCGGTTTTCCGCCTTCAGCCTGTCGTTTCTGGACATCATGTCCTGTGGCTTCGGTGCCGTTGCGCTGATCTTCCTGATCATCAAGCACGGTTCCGACACCGACATCGAAGCTGAAAACCAGGACCTGGCAGCGGAAGTAAACCTGCTACAGGAGGAGGTCCAGTTTGGCCAGGAGCACCTGGTGCTGGCCCGCAATACCCTGGATACAACCAGTGATGAACTGGCCACAACCCAGGGCCTGGCCCGGCGAATCATGGAGCAGATCGAGGAAGTGAAGGGCAATATTGCCGAAGTCGACAGCAGTACCGACGAAATGGATGTTGCCCGTCTGCAGGAAAAGCTCAAAAAACTGGAACAAGCAAAGAAGCAGCTGGAAGCGGAAAACAAAAAGCTTGGCAACAATGTGCGCAAGTTTGTCGGCGATGGCGACAGACAGTATCTCACTGGCCTGCGCCTTGGCGGCGACCGCATTCTGATTCTGCTGGACTCCTCCGCCAGTATGCTCGGCGATGAACTGATCAAGGTAATCCGCACGCGCAATATGTCGGATTCGGTGAAAAGAGATACCGAAAAATGGCGCCGTGCCAAACAGACCGTATCCTGGCTCGTTTCACAGTTTCCTCAGGACAGCCAGTACCAGATCTACACTTTCAATACCGGATTCCGCGCCGCCATCGTCGGCACGGAAGATCGCTGGCTGAACGTGGACGACCGCGGCCAGATGGACGACGCGATGAAAGCACTGGACACCATCGTGCCCGAGAACGGCACCAGCCTGGAACGTATTTTCAACGCGGTGAACAGTATGTCTCCCCTGCCGGACAACATCATCCTGATCACTGATGGCTTGCCGACCCAGGGAATGAAGGCACCGCGCGGCAATACGATTTCCGGTAAGGACAGGCTAAAGCTATTCCGCAAGGCCGTAGACGCACTGCCCAAGAGTATCCCGGTCAACATCGTCCTGGCCCCCATGGAAGGCGATCCCTTCGCCGCCAGCGAGTACTGGAAGCTGGCCATGGAAACCCAGGGGTCTTTCCTCGCACCTTCTAAGGACTGGCCATGA
- a CDS encoding MotA/TolQ/ExbB proton channel family protein yields MKFKSSDFVFQLFALLGAIILVHAIYVAIIRPNADALIAEQMAREEAGETYIQQRSIYIVMRDYEQEACFVLMLWAMAIMGLKARRSMRERKLLDQALLNVSEGTPILPEDARDLSRPIQALPEEERNFLLPRALLTALQRFGSTRNVGAVSSSVKEVCETEGDRLDSELAMVRYITWAIPSIGFIGTVRGIGEALAQAHRAVEGDIAGVTVSLGVAFNSTFIALVISIVIMFFTHQLQLMQERLVLDTQNYCDNKLLRFLKVG; encoded by the coding sequence ATGAAATTCAAGTCTTCAGATTTTGTATTCCAGCTGTTTGCCCTGCTCGGGGCCATCATTCTGGTACACGCCATCTATGTCGCCATTATTCGCCCCAACGCCGACGCACTGATCGCTGAGCAGATGGCGCGGGAGGAAGCCGGGGAAACCTATATACAGCAGCGTTCGATCTACATCGTCATGCGCGACTACGAGCAGGAAGCCTGTTTCGTATTGATGCTTTGGGCCATGGCGATCATGGGGCTCAAGGCCCGCCGCAGTATGCGCGAGCGCAAGCTGCTGGACCAGGCCCTGCTGAACGTGAGTGAGGGAACCCCCATTCTGCCGGAAGATGCGCGCGACCTGTCGCGACCGATACAGGCGCTGCCGGAGGAGGAACGCAACTTCCTGTTGCCGCGCGCCCTGCTCACGGCACTGCAACGCTTCGGCTCGACGCGCAATGTGGGAGCCGTATCCAGCTCCGTCAAGGAGGTCTGTGAAACGGAAGGTGATCGGCTGGATTCAGAACTTGCCATGGTGCGATACATCACCTGGGCGATTCCTTCCATCGGGTTTATCGGTACCGTACGCGGTATCGGTGAGGCTCTGGCCCAGGCACACCGCGCGGTGGAAGGCGATATTGCGGGAGTAACCGTCAGCCTGGGTGTCGCGTTCAACTCCACGTTTATCGCACTGGTGATCAGTATCGTGATCATGTTCTTTACCCATCAGTTACAGCTGATGCAGGAGCGCCTGGTGCTGGACACCCAGAATTATTGTGACAACAAACTACTGCGTTTCTTGAAGGTCGGCTGA
- a CDS encoding PEGA domain-containing protein, whose amino-acid sequence MTAKEAVPVRDSEPANEDASVIQPIGFTPAPVSTGGNKLLLSPKAIAVASGLLLGALVLIYLLVARSLIFETQPADADVSVSGLALPLGDGHLVLPGSYSYTVSATGYLPQSGEVEVSSDSNSRHAVKLQRLPGHLQVVTDPQVPVRVLVNGTEVSSTDGLAESIPAGRKRITILTERYLPFSKEIEIEGLDNTQTLTANLRPAWANVYITSNPAGATVSVEGKILGTTPLTAELVQGDQLVNISLPDHKTAQITVPVTAGVDQTLATVDLNAADGTLRVVSTPPGASVTVDGEYRGQTPMDLDLASNSRHELRFFLDGYSTVERTVDVRAGDLRDMNVQLTAVFGKVSITSSPPEAQVFIDGKLAGIAGQTFTLPTRSHNITVRKSGYEDYQTTIVPSSKLKQSVRAVLLTGEQARWSNVPATITHGAGGKMLLMRPNAQFTMGSSRREQGRRANEVLRKISLTRPFYIGATEVTNKEFRRYQRMHSSSHTNGISLDNDSLPVVNISWNDAALFCNWLSARDGLKEVYRSERGRVVGFDASANGYRMPTEAEWAWAARFERGAMRKFPWGDALPVGKNSGNFADSSAGQIVPAVLRTYNDRYAATAPVASFGANHLGLFDLGGNVSEWIHDLYTIGTGLSLKQEENPVGPQEGDYHVVRGSSWKHAGLTELRLSYRDYGAEARNDIGFRVARWVN is encoded by the coding sequence ATGACAGCCAAGGAAGCGGTACCCGTTCGCGACAGCGAGCCGGCAAATGAAGATGCGTCCGTCATTCAACCGATAGGATTCACTCCGGCCCCGGTTTCCACTGGAGGCAACAAGCTACTGCTGTCCCCCAAGGCCATCGCCGTTGCCAGCGGCCTGCTTCTGGGCGCCCTGGTGCTGATTTATCTGCTGGTGGCCCGTTCACTGATTTTTGAAACACAGCCCGCCGATGCCGACGTGTCTGTCAGTGGCCTGGCCCTCCCTCTGGGCGATGGTCACCTGGTGTTACCGGGAAGCTACAGCTATACGGTCAGCGCTACCGGCTACCTGCCCCAGAGCGGTGAAGTGGAAGTGAGCAGTGACAGCAACAGCCGTCACGCGGTCAAACTGCAGCGCCTGCCGGGCCATTTGCAGGTGGTAACCGATCCGCAAGTGCCAGTACGGGTACTGGTCAATGGCACCGAAGTCAGCAGCACCGATGGCCTGGCAGAATCCATTCCCGCCGGCCGCAAGCGTATAACCATCCTCACTGAACGCTACCTGCCATTCAGCAAGGAAATTGAGATCGAGGGCCTGGACAATACCCAGACGCTCACCGCCAATCTTCGCCCGGCCTGGGCCAATGTGTACATTACCAGTAATCCCGCCGGCGCCACCGTCAGTGTCGAAGGAAAAATTCTCGGCACCACACCACTTACTGCCGAGTTGGTACAGGGTGACCAGCTGGTAAATATTTCCCTGCCGGATCACAAAACTGCCCAGATCACGGTCCCGGTGACCGCCGGCGTCGACCAGACCCTGGCCACAGTCGACCTCAACGCTGCTGACGGCACCCTGCGTGTCGTCAGCACTCCTCCGGGGGCCAGCGTTACCGTGGACGGCGAGTACCGCGGACAGACGCCCATGGACCTGGATCTCGCGTCCAACAGCCGCCACGAACTGCGCTTTTTCCTCGATGGCTACAGCACCGTGGAACGCACCGTGGATGTACGCGCTGGTGACCTACGGGATATGAATGTGCAGCTCACCGCGGTGTTTGGCAAGGTGTCCATCACCAGCAGCCCGCCAGAAGCGCAGGTTTTTATCGATGGCAAACTGGCGGGTATCGCTGGCCAGACCTTCACCCTGCCCACCCGTAGCCACAACATTACCGTTCGCAAGTCCGGCTATGAGGACTACCAGACCACCATCGTTCCCTCCAGCAAACTGAAACAGTCGGTGCGCGCCGTTCTGCTCACGGGTGAACAGGCGCGCTGGAGTAATGTACCGGCGACAATCACCCACGGCGCTGGTGGCAAAATGCTTCTGATGCGACCCAACGCCCAGTTCACCATGGGATCTTCACGTCGCGAACAGGGCCGTCGCGCCAATGAGGTCCTGCGTAAAATCTCCCTAACGCGACCTTTCTATATCGGTGCCACCGAAGTCACCAACAAGGAATTCCGGCGCTACCAGCGTATGCACAGCTCCAGCCACACCAATGGTATTAGCCTGGACAACGACAGCCTGCCGGTGGTGAACATCAGCTGGAACGATGCGGCCCTGTTCTGTAACTGGCTGAGCGCACGCGACGGGCTCAAAGAGGTCTACCGCAGTGAACGTGGTCGAGTGGTGGGCTTCGACGCAAGTGCCAATGGCTACCGCATGCCCACCGAGGCCGAGTGGGCCTGGGCAGCGCGCTTCGAACGCGGTGCCATGCGCAAATTCCCCTGGGGAGACGCACTACCCGTTGGAAAAAATTCCGGAAACTTCGCCGACAGTAGCGCCGGCCAGATAGTGCCCGCGGTGCTGCGCACCTACAACGATCGCTATGCCGCTACCGCACCAGTGGCCAGCTTCGGTGCAAACCATCTCGGCCTGTTCGATTTGGGCGGAAATGTGTCCGAGTGGATTCACGATCTTTACACCATCGGCACCGGTCTCTCACTCAAACAGGAAGAAAACCCGGTGGGGCCGCAGGAGGGTGACTACCACGTCGTACGCGGGTCCAGCTGGAAACATGCGGGGCTGACGGAGCTGCGTTTGTCCTACCGCGATTACGGTGCAGAGGCGCGCAACGATATCGGTTTCCGTGTTGCTCGCTGGGTGAACTGA
- a CDS encoding tetratricopeptide repeat protein, which produces MQHRESSSKEQTVIQPADFSFGGAPSGGNPDGKHSGSQPDQKLKRDSKLLPILLGSGMLAALVGVFWVLPQMVEKPVVPQITKSSETSSPPAAAKKIQESPYTDAEITAQRREVQQVLQEILQLQEELLERKVEIWAAEEYFAARTLAEEADGIYRQRKFMQALEQYRLALTGMQQLRDSIPERIEQHLAEGHTALNAGNADAARKAFDLALTISEDHPRGVKGKARAELLPEVWPHFTAGKEAFSENTLDTAKAELEKALSLDPETEPAKALLPEVNAAILERDYSEAMSAGYASIAGGEFDKAKSLFMKAAKLKPDAVDPGVGIKQAENRIAQARIDRLFASAAQSEKKEQWHQAAETYRKLVSQDSSLVSALTGKARSEARAKLDDQLQELLDDPLTLGQSKRNQYARKVLADARALKAETPRLQGQIEQLESAITQSLIPITVLLQSDASTNVTIYHVGKLGNFSEREIALKPGRYTVIGTRHGYRDVRQELVVDPSAESPVVTIECAEKINSANKS; this is translated from the coding sequence ATGCAACACCGCGAATCATCGTCGAAAGAACAAACCGTCATCCAGCCCGCCGATTTTTCTTTCGGGGGCGCCCCCTCAGGAGGGAACCCCGACGGAAAACATTCAGGCTCTCAACCAGACCAGAAGCTCAAGCGCGACAGTAAACTGCTCCCGATCCTCCTCGGCAGCGGTATGCTGGCAGCACTCGTGGGGGTATTCTGGGTATTGCCGCAGATGGTGGAAAAACCGGTGGTGCCTCAGATCACCAAGTCGAGCGAGACCAGCAGCCCCCCTGCCGCCGCCAAGAAAATTCAGGAGTCCCCCTACACAGACGCAGAAATCACCGCACAACGCCGCGAAGTGCAACAGGTTTTGCAGGAAATTCTGCAGTTACAGGAAGAACTGCTGGAGCGAAAAGTAGAAATCTGGGCGGCAGAGGAATACTTTGCCGCTCGTACGCTGGCCGAAGAAGCCGACGGAATTTATCGCCAGCGCAAGTTCATGCAGGCGCTGGAGCAGTACCGTCTGGCTCTGACCGGCATGCAGCAGTTGCGTGACAGTATTCCTGAACGCATTGAACAGCATCTGGCAGAAGGTCACACGGCACTGAATGCCGGCAATGCAGACGCGGCCCGCAAGGCATTCGATCTCGCACTTACCATTTCCGAAGACCACCCCCGTGGCGTAAAAGGCAAGGCCCGCGCTGAACTGTTGCCGGAGGTATGGCCGCATTTCACCGCCGGCAAGGAAGCCTTCTCGGAAAATACTCTGGATACTGCCAAGGCGGAGCTGGAAAAGGCCTTGAGCCTGGACCCGGAAACAGAACCCGCCAAGGCGCTGCTGCCCGAAGTGAACGCCGCAATCCTCGAGCGGGATTACAGTGAGGCCATGTCCGCCGGCTACGCATCCATTGCCGGTGGTGAATTCGACAAGGCCAAGTCCCTTTTCATGAAGGCCGCTAAACTGAAGCCGGATGCCGTTGATCCGGGAGTCGGAATCAAGCAGGCGGAAAATCGCATCGCCCAGGCACGTATCGACCGCCTGTTTGCGAGCGCCGCGCAGAGCGAGAAAAAAGAACAGTGGCACCAGGCTGCGGAAACGTACCGCAAGCTGGTCTCCCAGGACAGCAGCCTGGTCTCGGCGCTGACCGGCAAGGCCCGTTCTGAAGCCCGCGCAAAACTGGACGATCAATTGCAGGAGTTGCTCGACGACCCGCTCACACTTGGGCAAAGCAAGCGCAACCAATACGCGCGGAAGGTACTGGCCGATGCACGCGCGCTCAAGGCTGAAACACCTCGCCTACAGGGGCAGATCGAGCAGCTGGAATCCGCAATTACCCAATCCCTGATTCCCATTACGGTGTTGTTGCAGTCCGACGCAAGCACCAACGTGACCATCTACCACGTGGGAAAGCTGGGGAATTTCTCCGAACGGGAAATTGCGCTGAAACCTGGGCGTTACACCGTAATCGGCACCCGTCACGGCTACCGTGATGTGCGCCAGGAGCTTGTGGTGGATCCATCGGCAGAGTCGCCGGTCGTTACCATCGAGTGCGCGGAAAAAATTAACAGCGCCAATAAATCCTGA